GTTAAGCAGGTTCATTAAAGACAGGACTAAATCACCGAGCTGGATTTCTTTTAAGGACAGGCCGTAATGGGCATCGATCAGGTCCAGCAGGTCCCTTTCCAGACGGTTGCGATTGACGTCGGAGGGGACATCACCGGTGAGATAGGGGATGAGGCGAAGCAGGGTATCACTGTCTCTCTGGATCAAGGCCTGAATCAGATCGATCAGGCGATGGCGCAAATCCCGGGTGATCCGGCCGGTCATCCCCCAATCTAGAAAACATAACCGGCCATCCTGCATGATCAGCAGGTTTCCCTGATGGGGATCGGCATGAAAAAAACCCTGGCGGAGCATTTGATCCAGCATAATCCTGGCCCCGTTGCGGGCTAATTGTTCCCGGTAAACAATGGATCCATCCAACTGATCCACCCGGACCCCTTCCACCAGCTCCATAGTCAGGACATAGGGGGTCGTATAGGTCCCGAAGACTTCGGGGATGTACATCAGATCCGGGAAGGAAAGGGTTTTCCGGAAAATGGTCATATTCCGGGCTTCCCGGGTAAAATCCAGTTCCCGGGTCAGGCTGAACCGGAGTTCTTCAACCAGACCGGGGAAGTCATATAACTGATAGGTCCGCAGCTCATTCAGACGGTTGGCGATAATCGTCAGGATATTCAAGTCGGCCCGGATCAAGGGACGGATATCCGGCCGTTGGATCTTAACGGCCACCACTTTATCTTCTTCTTTCAAACGGGCCCGGTGAACCTGGGCCAAGGAGGCCGACCCCAGAGGGGTCCAGTCGAATTCCGAAAAAACCGTATCCATGGGTCGTCCCAGGGCCTTTTCGAGAAGAAGTTGAACTGCCGGTTGCGGGGCCGGCGGGACCTGATCCTGTAATTTTTTAAGTTCCAGGACCAGAAGACCGGGGACCAGGTCGGGGCGCATACTCAGGATCTGTCCGAATTTAATAAAGGTGGGGCCCAGTTCCTGAAAGACCATGCGGATCCGTTCGTTGACCGTCAGGACGCCCTTGACGCGGCTGATCCGTTTCAGGATAAAGGATCCGGGCAGATCCAGCCGATGGATGACATCGTCGAACCCATACTTTAAAAGGACCCAGATAATATGCCTGAAACGATTCAGGTTGAGGATGGATTTTATTTCCATCATTTTTCCTTTATATATTCTGAGCAGGCCATACCAAGTAAATAAATCTTTTTGCTTCTTAAAGGAAATTTACCGTTTTTATAGATAAAATTCAACTTATAAGTTATCATAATAATTATCATGGTGATTTCATATAAACTACCGCTAAGCTACCGCCGAAAAAGTATATAAGACTATTCTAAATATGTTAATCACCTTCACTCTTGACAAACACGTCAATTGACGCTATCATTACAGACAAATGTCATATTCCTGAAAGGGAGAAAGATGGAACTTTCTCACGTTAAACAGGTATTAGGATTGAAAGAAACGCTCCGGACCCCACTCGATCTGATTAAGCTGGGAGGGAAAGGGATTTCCAAAGGGGCCGTATCCCGGTTAGCCAAACATCTGTCTTTAGGGCTCCAGGAGATGGCCCCCCTCTTATCCGTGAATCTGAGGACGATCCAGAGATACAATGCCGAAAGAGTTTTCAGCAGACCGGTCTCCGAACGGATTTTACGAATCGCCTTGGTGGTATCGAAGGGTGAAGAGATATTTGAAAATGTCG
This genomic interval from Deltaproteobacteria bacterium contains the following:
- a CDS encoding AarF/ABC1/UbiB kinase family protein, which translates into the protein MMEIKSILNLNRFRHIIWVLLKYGFDDVIHRLDLPGSFILKRISRVKGVLTVNERIRMVFQELGPTFIKFGQILSMRPDLVPGLLVLELKKLQDQVPPAPQPAVQLLLEKALGRPMDTVFSEFDWTPLGSASLAQVHRARLKEEDKVVAVKIQRPDIRPLIRADLNILTIIANRLNELRTYQLYDFPGLVEELRFSLTRELDFTREARNMTIFRKTLSFPDLMYIPEVFGTYTTPYVLTMELVEGVRVDQLDGSIVYREQLARNGARIMLDQMLRQGFFHADPHQGNLLIMQDGRLCFLDWGMTGRITRDLRHRLIDLIQALIQRDSDTLLRLIPYLTGDVPSDVNRNRLERDLLDLIDAHYGLSLKEIQLGDLVLSLMNLLNEHRLRIRSDFALLSRAMLALEGLGKELVPDFNLIEEARILITDLVKERWSIKTLSQDFRSQGLNLFDLVQDLPARLQAFFRKVDKGDLTLTFKHTGLSTLNNTLERISNRVTFGIIIAALIVGSSMIITTGVKPLLFGFPALGVVGYLVSGILGLWLIVNILRKKKF
- a CDS encoding DUF2384 domain-containing protein gives rise to the protein MELSHVKQVLGLKETLRTPLDLIKLGGKGISKGAVSRLAKHLSLGLQEMAPLLSVNLRTIQRYNAERVFSRPVSERILRIALVVSKGEEIFENVEQFKTWLKEPNRGLADQKPLDLLVSDFGIDLVLDELGRIEQGIIS